In Aquincola tertiaricarbonis, the genomic stretch ACGGGGTGTCCATCGAGATCAGGTTCGACGAAGCAGCGCGACGCATCTTCGTCTTCGATGAGGTGTACTCGGAGCGCGCGGCGCGCGAGCAGGCCGAAAAGCGCAAGCTCGGCGCCTTCGGCACGGTGGCGCGCATGCAGTCGCTGATCGCGGGCGGCCCCAAGCCGGAAACGGTGTCGCTGTCCAAGTCGGAGCTGCGCTACGAGCCCTTCTGGCTGGTCAGCGCCCAGCGGGCGGTGGACTACACCTGCCAGGTGGAATACACGGTGGCCGTCGACAACGCCCATGCGCAACGGGTGCAGATCGGCAGCTTCACCACCGAGGTGGCAGCCCGGGGCAGCAAGCGGCAGATCGTGGTGCCGGCGCTGGAAACCTGCCACCGCAAGATCGACTTCGCGACCCATCTCGACGGGCTCAAGCGCGAGATCCGCGCCGCCACGCTGGAAGCCTATGTGCGCAACTACAAGGCACAGGACGTGGAGGCGATGACCGCGGGCAATGCGGTCGAGTCGCTGGTGTCGGTGGCTTCGGTGATCCAGATCGCCACCTCGCGGCTGACGGGCGAGGCCATCACCGCACACGAGATCGGCCACGACCAACTGCTGATCGACAAGCTGTACCTCTACTGGCGCCCGGTCTTCGCCTTCGAGTACGTGTGGACGGCCAACGGCAAGACGGGCGTGGTGGAGATCGACGGCCTGACCGGCGACGGCGTCTCCAACGGCCAATGGTTCAAGGACAAGCTGCAGCGGGTGATGACCCGCGACATGCTGATCGAGGTGAGCTCCGAAGTGGCCAACGCCGTGGTGCCCGGCACCGGCGTGGCCGTCAAGCTGATCGACCGCATGCTGTGACGCGGCGGGCACCCGCCCGCCGCGCCGCCATCACTTCTCGACGACGGGCGCCGGCTTGGTGTTGGCCAGCTGGGCCTCGGTGATCACTTCGAACACCCGCACCACCTTCTGCACGCCGCTCACGCTGCGCGCCAGGTCGCTGGCACGGGTGGCTTCGCGTTCGGTCACCACGCCCATCAGGTAGACGGTGCCGCGCTCGGTCACCACCTTGATGGCGCTGGCCTGGATGTCCTTGGCGTCCACCAGCGTGGCCTTGACCTTGCTGGTCAGCAGCGAGTCGTTGGAGCGGGCCGTCAGCGAGCTGGGCGCCAGGATGGCCAGCTCGTTGACCACCGAGCGCACGCCCTCGATGCTGCGCACCTGCTGTTCCACGCGGGCGCGCATGGCTTCGTCGGGTACTTCGCCGCTCAGCAGCACCACCTTGTTGTAGCTGGTGGCGCTGACGTGGCCGCGGTCGCCGGCGATGGGGGCGATGCGGTTGACGGCCTTGAGCTCGATGCCCTGGTCGTCCAGTTGCGTGCCGGTGGAGCGGCGGTCGGTGACGACCATGGCGCTGCCGACGGCCGCGCCGCCGAGCAGCAGCGGCGCGCAGGCGCTGAGCAGCACGCTGGCACCGAGGGCCGAGACCAGCAGGGCGGCCGAGCGGCCGAGGCGGTGGTTCGAAGACTTCATGCGTTGGGTTCCTGTTCGCCCATGAGCTGCACGTCCACGGCATCGCACAGGCAGTGCAAGGCCAGCACGTGAATTTCACGGATTCGTGCCGCACGGTCGTGCGGCACGGCCACTTGTACATCGGTCTCCATCAACTCGGCCGCCAGCCCAGGGGCTTGTCGACCGGTGAAGGCGATGACCGTCATGTCCTTGCCATGCGCTGACTGCACTGCGGCGATGACGGCTTCGTCATCCCCGGCGGGCGCCAGCACCAGCAGCACGTCGCCCGGCAAGCCGAGGGCCTGCACCTGCTTGGCCAGCACGTCGTTGATGCCGGATTCACGCGCCAGCGACTGACTCAGCACGCTGTCGGTGCCCAGCGCCAGCGCGGCCAGGCCGGGGCGCTCACGCTCGAAACGGCCGACGAACTGCGCGGCCAGGTGCTGCGCATCGGCGGTGGAGCCGCCACTGCCGCACACCATCAGCTTGCCGCCGGCTGTGATGCAGCCGAGCACGGCGTGCACCGCATCGGCCAGCGGGCGCGCAAGGGTATCGGCCGCCTGCACCTGCAGGTCGGCACTCTCGAAAAACTGCTGCTGGATGCGCTGTTCAAGCATGGCGGCGGATCATAAGACAGCGGATGCACCAAGTCGGTTCCGAAGTGAACCAGGCACATTGAGCAACAGGGCAGCAAGGTGCCGCATCTGATAGCAAGTATCAGATTCACAAAGAACGCATGCACTCCCGGGCGGTCCCATTTCGCCCGCCCCAAGCATGCGCTCGCCCCTGCTAAATTTTCCCGACGTCACCCTGGTGTGCGTCGACAACCGCACCCCTGCCCTGGCCTTGCAGGCGCTGCAGCACTGCCACCGGCAGGCGCATTTCGCGCGCACCCTGCTGTTCACAGATGCGGCCACCGCCGCCGGTCCGCTGCCTGAAGGCGTGCAGGCGCTGGCGGTGCAGATCGACTCGGTGCCTGCCTACTCGCACTTCATGCTGCGCGGGCTGCTGCCGCACATCCGCACCTCGCACCTGCTGGTGGTGCAGTGGGACGGCTATGTGCTCGATGCCGCGCACTGGACGCCCGAGTTTCTGACCCATGACTACATCGGCGCGTTGTTCCGCGACGAGCCTGAAGGCCGCAACGTGGGCAACGGCGGCTTCTCGCTGCGCTCCCGCCGGCTGCTGCAGGCCCTGCAGGACCCACGCATCACGCCCACCCACCCCGAGGACGCCTGCATCGCCCAGCAGCACCGGCCGCTGCTGGAGCAGGCGCACGGCATCCGCTTCGCGCCGCCCGCGCTGGCCGCACGCTTTGCGTTCGAGCGTGTGGCCCCCGCAGGCCAGACCTTCGGCTTCCACGGCCTGTTCAACCTGCCGCGGGTGATGGACACGCCCACCCTGACCACCTTCGTCGACCAGCTGCCGGACGCGATGTTCACCGGCGTGGACGCGCGCGACCTGTGCAAGGCGCTGATGCGTGCCGGCCGTCTGGCGGAAGCCCGGCGGGTGATGGCACGGCGCCTGGCCGCCGGCCAGCGCGACGGCCGCACGCGCCAGCTGCAGGCGCGGCTGGCGCTGCTGCAGTGGGGGCAGCGGCTGGGGTGGGTGGGGGCTCCGGATCAACCAGCGTCGAACGCCGCCACCAGCCACTCCAGCGTGTCGCCCTCGATGCTGACGACATCGAAGCGACAGGGCGGCAGCGCGGACAGGCGCATCAGGTAGTGCTGCGCGGCGTAGATCACCCGCCGCTGCTTCACGCCGGTGACGCTGCCGGCCGCGCCGCCATGGCTGGCGGCGGCGCGCGAACGCACCTCCACGAACACCAGCGTGCCGTCGCGGTCGCGCATGATCAGGTCCACCTCGCCGGCGCGGCGGGAGGGTCCGCGCGCCACCCGATAATTGCGCTCCACCAGCGTGAGGCCGTGGCGCCGCAGATGCGCCAGCGCACGGTCTTCGCCGGCGGTGCCGGTGGCCGTCGTGCTGCCTTCCGATCCTGTACTGCGCGACCTTGTACTGCCCCACCGCCTTGAATCAGCCATGTCCAGTGCCTTGACGATCGTGCAGGCCGCCGCCGAGGCGGCCGGTGCCCAGCAGTATCCGCCCGGCACGCTGTATGTGGTGGCCACACCCATCGGCAATCTGGCCGACATCACGTTGCGCGCGGTGCATGTGCTGGCGCTGGTGGATGCGGTGGCCTGCGAGGACACCCGCGTCAGTGCCGGCCTGCTGCGCCACCTGGGCCTGCACAAGCCGCTGGTGGCGCTGCACGAGCACAACGAGTTCGAAGGCGCCGCTGCCATCGTCGATAGGCTGGCGCGTGGCGAGCGCATCGCCTACATCAGCGATGCCGGCACGCCCGCGGTGTCCGACCCCGGCGCGCGGCTGGTGGCCGCGGTGCAGGCGGCCGGGCTGCGCACCATGCCGCTGCCCGGCGCCAGCAGCGCGCTGGCAGCGTTGAGCGTGGCCGGTGATGCCGACAGCCGCGGCTTCGCGTTTGCCGGCTTCCTGCCCACCAAGGCCGGTGAGCGCCGCAGCGCGCTGCAGGCCGTGCTGGCGCAGCCGCTGACGCAGGTGCTGTTCGAGGCGCCGCACCGCATCGAAGGCCTGCTGCGCGAGCTGGCCGAGGCCGCGCCCGAGCGCCGGGTGACCGTGGGCCGCGAGCTGACCAAGCAGTTCGAGACCGTGGCCACGATGCCCGCGGCCGAGCTGCCCGCCTGGCTGGCCGCCGATGCCAACCGCCTGCGGGGCGAATTCGTGCTGGTGGTGCATGCGCCGGCTGCTGCCGAAGCGGCCGAGGGTGACGAGGCGCTGCCGCCCGAGGCCGAACGGGTGCTGGGCCTGCTGCTGGCCGAGCTGCCGCTGAAGCAGGCGGTGGCGCTGGCGGCCAGCATCACCGGCGCGCCGCGCAATGCGCTGTACCAGCGGGCGCTGTCGCTGCGTGCCTGACCCCACCCCTTTCACAGAGGGGGCCGACTCCTATACTCGTTCGCATGATTTCGCGCGAACCCACCCTTGAACGCCTCGCGCTCGCGCAAGGCCTGTTGCTCGAACCCTTCGGGCTCACCGATGCGGCGCTGACCAAGGCCCTGCGCACGATCAGCGCACACCGCATCGACGACGCGGACCTGTACTTCCAGACCACCCGCCACGAAGGCTGGAGCCTGGAGGAAGGCATCGTCAAGAGCGGCAGCTTCAGCATCGACCAAGGGGTGGGCGTGCGCGCGGTGGCCGGCGAAAAGACCGCCTTCGCCTATTCCGACGACATTTCCGAGGCCTCGCTGCTGGACGCGGCGCGCACCGTGCGCACCATCGCCGCGGCCGGCCAGAGCGTGCGCGTGAAAGTGCCGGGCAAGGGCAAGGTGGTGGGCAGTCGCACGCTGTACGGCCCCACCGACCCCATCGGCACGCTGGACAGCGCGCAGAAGGTGGCGCTGCTGGAAAAAACCGAGAAGCTGGCACGCAGCAAGGACCCGCGCATCGTGCAGGTGATGGCCGGCCTGGCCGCCGAGTACGACGTGGTGATGGTGGCGCGTGCCGACGGCACCCGCGCCGCCGACGTGCGGCCGCTGGTGCGGCTGTCGGTCACCGTGATCGCCGAGCAGACGATCGGCGGCGTGGTGCGCCGCGAGGTGGGCTCGGGCGGCGGCGGTGGCCGTTTCGGCCTGGGCTGGTTCCAGGATGCACAGATCGAGCAGTACGTGGACCAGGCCGTCAACGCTGCGCTCACCAACCTTGAATCGCGCCCCGCGCCGGCCGGCGAGATGACCGTGGTGCTGGGCCCCGGCTGGCCCGGCATCCTGCTGCACGAAGCCATCGGCCACGGGCTGGAAGGCGACTTCAACCGTAAGGGCAGCAGCGCGTTCAGCGGCCGCATCGGCAAGCGCGTGGCCGCCAAGGGCGTGACGGTGCTGGACGACGGTACCCTGCCCGACCGCCGCGGCAGCCTGAACGTGGACGACGAAGGCAACGCCACCCAGCGCACCGTGCTGATCGAGGACGGCATCCTGCGCGGCTACATCCAGGACTCGATGAACGCCCGGCTGACCGGCGTGGCCCCCACCGGCAACGGCCGCCGCGAAAGCTACGCACACGTGCCGATGCCGCGCATGACTAACACCTACATGCTGGACGGCGACAAGACCAAGGAAGAGATCGTCGCCAGCATGAAGCGCGGCCTCTACGCCACCAACTTCGGCGGCGGTCAGGTCGACATCACCAGCGGCAAGTTCGTGTTCTCGGCCAGCGAGGCCTTCTGGGTGGAGAACGGCAAGATCCAGTACCCGGTCAAGGGCGCCACGCTGATCGGCAACGGACCCGATGCGCTCACCCGCGTGAGCATGATCGGCAACGACATGCAGCTCGATTCCGGCGTGGGCACCTGCGGCAAGGAAGGCCAGAGCGTGCCGGTGGGCGTGGGCCAGCCGACGCTGCGCATCGACGGCCTGACCGTCGGCGGCACGGCTTGACGGCCCGCCGGGCGCACGGCTACATTCGCCAGGTCATGAAATTCGCCACTTTCTTTTTTGGCTACTTTTGGTTCTCGCACCGCCCAGCGGTTGGAGAGGCAAGCGCGTAGCTGAAAAGAAACGAGCAAACCGAATCCAAAAACCGCCGGGCACCCCCCCGGCGGTTTTTTTTCGCCCCTGCACCCCTGCCAACCGCACAGCCCACCGCCATGAACAGCACCAGCACCCCCGCCAGCGAAGGCTGGCAAGCGCCGCCGGACCGTACCAGCCAGACCGACGACGAACGCATCAAGGACATCGTGCCGCTGCCGCCCCCCGAACACCTGATCCGCTTCTTCCCCATCCGCGGCACCGCGATGGAGAAGCTGGTGGCGAACACGCGCCAGTCCATCCGCCGCATCCTGCACAAGCAGGACGACCGGCTGCTGGTGATCATGGGCCCCTGCTCCATCCACGACCCCGAGGCGGCGCTGGAGTACGCCCGCAAACTCAAGGCCCAGCGCGAGAAGTACGCCGACACGCTGGAAATCGTGATGCGCGTCTACTTCGAGAAGCCGCGCACCACCGTCGGCTGGAAGGGCCTGATCAACGACCCCTACCTGGACGAGACCTTCCGCATCGACGAAGGCCTGCGCATCGCGCGGCAGCTGCTGCTGGACATCAACCGCCTGGGCATGCCGGCAGGCAGCGAGTTCCTGGACGTGATCTCGCCGCAATACATCGGCGACCTGATCGCCTGGGGCGCCATTGGCGCGCGCACCACCGAAAGCCAGGTGCACCGTGAGCTGGCTTCGGGCCTGTCGGCGCCGATCGGCTTCAAGAACGGCACCGACGGCAACATCAAGATCGCGATGGACGCGATCCAGTCGGCCTCACGGCCGCACCACTTCCTGTCGGTGCACAAGAACGGCCAGGTGGCCATCGTCGAGACCTCGGGCAATGCCGATTGCCACGTGATCCTGCGCGGCGGCAAGACGCCCAACTACAGCGCCGAGCACGTGGCCGACGCCTGCCGCCAGCTGGAAGCGGCGAAGCTCGACTGCGCGCTGATGGTGGACTGCAGCCATGCCAACAGCAGCAAGCAGCACGAGCGACAGCTGGACGTGGCCCGCGACGTGGCGCAGCAGCTGCGCGACGGCGGCCGCTGCATCTTCGGCGTGATGGTGGAGAGCCACCTGAAGGCCGGCGCGCAGAAGTTCAACGCCGGCAAGGACGACCCGGCCCAGCTGGCCTACGGCCAGAGCATCACCGACGCCTGCCTGGGCTGGGACGATTCGCTGGAGTGCCTGGAAGTGCTGAGCGCGGCCGTGAAGGCTCGGCGTGGGTGAATGATGCACCCGGCTTCGTGAGTACACGAAGCCACCCTGTGTGCCCAGCATGGGCGCGATCTTCGAGGTGAAAGTCCTCGCGCGAGCGGACCACCGTGAGCGAAGTGAAGTGCAACTGCGTGAGGGTGACCGAGCGTGGGGAGGAAGCATGTAGCGATGGCCGCGAGCCGATGAACAAGAACCGCATAGGAGGCGCCGTGGAGCGAGGCGAGCCGGCAGGGAACGGCGAAGCCTTGGTGGTCAAGGCGAAGCGGCGTAGATGCGGCGGTTGTGCGGTCGAAGGATCGTGTTCTTACCTGGGGAGATCTCGCCTCGTGCCTGAAAGGGCGACGGCCTATGCCGGAGCGAGAAGTCAGCAGATGCCGTAGTAGCGGCGCGGTGAGCGCGGTGAAGGGCTGAACGAGACGGAGGGCTGCAAGGCGTGGCGCTTGGAAGTGCAAGGCATCAGACGTGTGCGAGGCCGACAGGCCGGGCACGGCGGCGCGGGGCGAGTGGCGGTGAAGCCGCGGCGAGCGTGCGCAGCGATGAAGCACGGCCGGCGCGCTGCGATCTGACGGGCCCGGGGGCCGACGACCTGCTGGGGCAGGCGCTGGCCAGAGCGAACATGGCCGCGGCGTGGAAACGCATCAAGGCCAACAAGGGAGGCGCCGGCGTCGATGGACGCACGGTGCAGGACACGGCGGTGTGGCTGCAGGGCGCGTGGCCCGCCATCCGGCAGAGCGTGCTCGACGGCAGTTACCGCCCCAGCGCGGTACGGCGGGTGAGCATCCCGAAGCCGGGCGGTGGTGAGCGCGAACTGGGCATACCGACCGTGGTCGACAGGTTGATCCAGCAGGCGCTGCTGCAGGTACTGCAGCCGCTGATCGACCCCTGCTTCAGCGAGCACAGCCACGGCTTCAGGCCGGGGCGCAGCGCGCATGGGGCGGTGGTCGAGGCCAAGCGGTACGTGCAGGAAGGCTACGACGTCGTGGTGGATGTGGACCTGGAGAAGTTCTTCGACCGGGTCGATCACGACATCGTGATGCACAGGCTGAGTCTGCACGTTGCGGACAAGCGGGTGCTGCGGCTCATCCGGCGGTATCTGCAGGCACCGACGATGGTAGCGGGGGTGGTCAGCCCGCGGACGCAGGGCACGCCGCAAGGCGGGCCACTGAGCCCGTTGCTGGCCAACGTGCTGCTGGACGAAGTGGATCGAGAGCTGGAACGCAGGGGCCATCGGTTCGTGCGTTATGCCGACGACTGCAATGTCTACGTCAAGAGCCGAAAGGCTGGCGAGCGGGTACTGCAAGGGCTGCGCAAGCACTACGCGCGGCTGGCACTGAAGGTCAACGAGGCCAAGACGGCCGTGGGCGAAGTCTGGGGACGCAAGTTCCTGGGCTACTGCCTGTGGCAAGACCCGACCGAGCGAGGCCGGCGGGTGGATGACGGTGTGCGCATCGGGGTGGCCCGGCCGGTACTGGCGCAGCTGCGTCAGCATCTGCGCGGACTCACGCGGCGGCACAGCGGCTGCAGCCTGGAGCATGTGGCGCAGGGCTTGAGGGAATATCTGCAGGGCTGGAAGGCGTACTTCCGGCTGGCGCAGACCCCGCGGGTGTTTGCGGCCATGGACCAATGGCTGCGGCACCGGTTGCGTGCCATCCAGTTCAAGCAGTGGAAGAACGTCGCTACCGTGTACCGCGAAATGCGGCGGCTGGGCGCGACTCACCCACAGGCTGCGGCTGCGGCGGCACACACCGGTCGCTGGTGGCGAGGCAGCCACCACTGTTTGAACAACGTCCTGACCATCGCCTACTTCGACCGGCTGGGCGTGCCGCGCTTGGCATGACCTGATCCTCCCAAGCCGCCCACCTCAACGTCCCGAACCGCCCGGTGCGGACCCGCATGCCGGGTGGTGTGGGAGGGGTCGGCCCCACTGGGGCCGCCCCTATCCCGATCCGAGAGGGTCCCGGGGCCGCTTGGGAGCGGCCCGGCGCTGGCCCCAGGGGATGGGGCACCCGGCTTCGTGAGTACACGAAGCCACCCTCCGAGAGGGTCCCGGGGCCGCTTGGGAGCGGCCCGGCGCTGGCCCCGGATGAATGGTGCACCCGGCTTCATGGGTACATGAAGCCACCCTCTGAGAGGGTCCCGGGGCCGCTTGGGAGCGGCCCGGCGCTGGCCCCGGGGGGATGGTGCACCCGGCTTCGTGAGTACACGAAGCCGGGTGTGGTCATTCACAGCGCCTTCACCAGCTCCGGCACCGCATTGAACAGGTCGGATTCCAGGCCGTAGTCGGCCACGCTGAAGATCGGCGCCTCGGGGTCCTTGTTGATGGCCACGATGACCTTGCTGTCCTTCATGCCGGCCAGGTGCTGGATGGCGCCGGAGATGCCGGCGGCCACGTACAGCTGCGGCGCCACGATCTTGCCGGTCTGGCCGACCTGCCAGTCGTTGGGCGCGTAGCCCGCGTCCACCGCGGCGCGGCTGGCGCCCAGCGCGGCGCCCAGCTTGTCGGCCAGCGGGGTGAGCACCTCGTTGAACTTCTCGCTGCTGCCCAGCGCACGGCCACCACTGACGATGACTTTGGCGGCGGTGAGTTCGGGCCGGTCGTTCTTGGCGATCTCGCTGCCGACGAAGGTGGCCTTGTCGCTGGTGGCGGCGGCTTCGGCCTTCTCGATGGCCGCGCTGCCGCCCTCGTGCGCTGCGGCGTCAAAGCCGGTGCCGCGCACGGTGATGACCTTGACGGCGTCGGTGGCCTGCACGGTGGCAATGGCGTTGCCGGCGTAGATGGGGCGCTCGAAGGTGTCGGCGCTCACCACCTTGGTGATGTCGCTGACCTGGCCGACGTCGAGCTTGGCGGCCACGCGGGGGGCGATGTTCTTGCCGCTGGCGGTGGCCGGGAAGACGAGGTGGCTGTAGCTGCCGGCGATCGCCAGCACTTGCGCGGCGACGTTTTCGGCCAGGCCGTGCTCGAAGCCGGGGGCTTCGGCCAGGATGACCTTGCTGACGCCGGCGATCTTGGCGGCGGCGTCGGCCGCGGCTTGCGCGTTGTGGCCGGCGATGAGCACGTGCACGTCGCCGCCCATCTGGGTGGCGGCGGTGACGGTGTTGAAGGTGGCGCCCTTCAATGACGCGTTGTCGTGTTCAGCGATGACGAGTGCGGTCATGGTCAGATCACCTTGGCTTCGGTCTTGAGCTTGGCCACGAGGGTGGCGACGTCGGGCACCTTGATGCCGGCGCTGCGCTTGGGCGGCTCGCTGACCTTGAGGGTCTTGATGCGGGGGGCGACGTCGACGCCGAGGTCGGCCGGCTTGACGGTCTCCAGCGGCTTTTTCTTGGCCTTCATGATGTTGGGCAGCGTGACGTAGCGCGGCTCATTGAGGCGCAGGTCGGTGGTGACGACCGCCGGCAGCGTGATGGCCAGGGTTTCCAGGCCGCCGTCGACTTCACGGGTGACGCTGGCTTTGCCATCGGCGACCTCGACCTTGGAGGCGAAGGTCGCCTGCGGCAGGTCGGCCAGCGCGGCCAGCATCTGGCCGGTCTGGTTGCAGTCGTCGTCGATGGCCTGCTTGCCCAGGATGATGAGGCCGGGCTGTTCCTTGTCCACCAGGGCCTTGAGCAGCTTGGCCACGGCCAGCGGCTGCAGCTCGTCCGCGCACTCCACCAGGATGCCGCGGTCGGCGCCGATGGCCATGGCGGTGCGCAGCGTCTCCTGGCACTGCGTGGGGCCGCAGGAGACGGCGATGACCTCGGTGGCCACGCCCTTCTCTTTCAGCCGCACGGCTTCTTCCACCGCGATCTCGTCGAACGGGTTCATGCTCATCTTGACGTTGGCGATGTCCACGCCGGTGCCGTCGGCCTTGACCCGCACCTTCACGTTGTAGTCGACCACCCGCTTGACGGGGACCAGGATCTTCATGCTTCAGCTCCTTTGTTGGCGGTGCGTCAGTCCAGCTTGGCGCCGGACACTTTCACCAATTGTTCCCATACCGGCGCGTCCTTCTTGTACGACGCCATGAAGGCCTCCGGGGTACTGGCCACGGGATTGAAACCCATGGCCACCAGCTTCTCGTTCACCTCGGGCATCTGCACCACGGCATTCACTTCCTTGGCCATGCGCTGCACGATCTCCATCGGCGTCTTGGCCGGCGCCGCCATGGCCACGAAGCCGCAGATGCGGTAGGCGTCGTCCTTCAGGCCCTGCTCGCCCAGCGTGGGCACGTTGGGCAGCGCCGCCATGCGTTGGTCGCCGGTGACACCGATGACCTTGAGCTTGCCAGTCTCGATGTGCGGCTTGGTGGCCGAGGCACTGGCATAAGCCATCTGGATCTGGCCGCCCAGCAGGTCCTGCAGCATCGGTGCCTCACCCTTGTAGGCCACGTGCGACATGTCGGCGTTCAGCGCCTGGCTCATGTAGGCGCCGGCCAGGTGCGCGTAGCTGCCGATACCCCAGGAGCCGTACGACACCTTGCCCTTGTTCTTGCGGATCCAGGCCTGCAGCTCGGCCGCGTTGCGCGCCGGCACGTCAGGGTGCACCACCAGCGTCACCGGTACCACGGCGATCTGCGAGACCAACGTCAGGTCCTTCTGCGGGTCGTAGGGCAGCTTGGCGAACAGGAACTGGTTGGTCAGCACCGAGGCGCTGAGCGTGAAGACGAAAGTGCCACCGTCGGGCGCCGCCTTGGCCACCATGTCGGTACCCAGGATGCCGGCCGCGCCGCCCTTGTTCTCGACGATCAAGGTCTGGCCCAGGCGTTGGCCCAGCTTGTCGGCGATCACGCGGGCCGACACGTCGGTGGCACCGCCCGGGTTGTAAGGGACGATGAAGCGGATGGGCTTGCTGGGCCAGGCGGCCTGCGCACGCGCCCAGGGTGCGGCGCACAGCCCGGCGGACAGGGCGGCGCCTCGGGCCAGCAGGCTGCGACGGTGGATGGGATGGTTCATCGGTCTGTCTCCGGTCAGGTGGTGTTGCTGTTGTTCTGTGCGATGGTGCTAGGCGATGCGGGCCTGCACGCCCAGGCGTGCCACCGCATCGGCGACGGCAGGCGCAAGCGTAGGCCATGCGGGATGATCGGGCGCGCGCAGCAGCAGGCCGGCGGGGCCTTCGGGCAGCACCTCGGGCAGCGGCAGGCCGGCCGGTGCGGCCTCGCGCCACAGTGCCTGCAGGCGTTGC encodes the following:
- a CDS encoding electron transfer flavoprotein subunit beta/FixA family protein — its product is MKILVPVKRVVDYNVKVRVKADGTGVDIANVKMSMNPFDEIAVEEAVRLKEKGVATEVIAVSCGPTQCQETLRTAMAIGADRGILVECADELQPLAVAKLLKALVDKEQPGLIILGKQAIDDDCNQTGQMLAALADLPQATFASKVEVADGKASVTREVDGGLETLAITLPAVVTTDLRLNEPRYVTLPNIMKAKKKPLETVKPADLGVDVAPRIKTLKVSEPPKRSAGIKVPDVATLVAKLKTEAKVI
- a CDS encoding Bug family tripartite tricarboxylate transporter substrate binding protein; amino-acid sequence: MNHPIHRRSLLARGAALSAGLCAAPWARAQAAWPSKPIRFIVPYNPGGATDVSARVIADKLGQRLGQTLIVENKGGAAGILGTDMVAKAAPDGGTFVFTLSASVLTNQFLFAKLPYDPQKDLTLVSQIAVVPVTLVVHPDVPARNAAELQAWIRKNKGKVSYGSWGIGSYAHLAGAYMSQALNADMSHVAYKGEAPMLQDLLGGQIQMAYASASATKPHIETGKLKVIGVTGDQRMAALPNVPTLGEQGLKDDAYRICGFVAMAAPAKTPMEIVQRMAKEVNAVVQMPEVNEKLVAMGFNPVASTPEAFMASYKKDAPVWEQLVKVSGAKLD